One stretch of Qipengyuania gelatinilytica DNA includes these proteins:
- a CDS encoding alpha-amylase family glycosyl hydrolase, whose translation MSPTDTSGPLPWWKGATIYQIYPRSFRDSNGDGIGDLPGITEKLPHVADLGIDAIWISPFFKSPMKDFGYDVSDYCEVDPIFGDLSDFDDLVARAHELGLKVLIDQVYSHTSDEHPWFEESRSSRENPKADWFVWADAKPDGSPPSNWQSVFGGPAWTWDARRGQYYMHNFLNSQPQMNLHNPKVQDAVLGVMRFWLERGVDGFRIDALNFAMHDPELRDNPPAPASDKQRTRPFDFQVKKFNQGHADIPAFIERIRALTDEYDDIFTVAEVGGDDAMREMRLFTAGEDHLNSAYSFNFLYAEALTAQLVCASLAEWPDELDIGWPSWAFENHDAPRALSRWCEPDDREDFARLKTLLLVSLRGNAIFYYGEELGLTQVDIPFDQLHDPEAIANWPLTLSRDGARTPMPWDQSGCAGFGSKEPWLPVGDDNRSRPVELQLRDKDSLLSFTRSAISLRKDNPALRHGAVTTCRHDGDLLVLTREAGGQRVECRFNLGKETLATEHCQGEVLMAINGASQSELPAFAAIITEISE comes from the coding sequence ATGAGCCCTACCGACACATCCGGCCCGCTGCCCTGGTGGAAGGGCGCGACGATCTACCAGATCTATCCGCGCAGCTTCCGCGATTCCAACGGAGACGGGATCGGCGACCTTCCGGGCATCACCGAGAAGCTGCCGCATGTGGCGGACCTCGGGATAGACGCCATCTGGATCAGTCCCTTCTTCAAGTCGCCGATGAAGGACTTCGGCTACGATGTCTCCGACTATTGCGAAGTCGATCCGATCTTCGGCGACCTGTCGGACTTCGACGATCTCGTCGCCCGCGCGCACGAACTGGGCCTCAAGGTCCTGATCGACCAGGTCTATTCGCACACCTCCGACGAACACCCCTGGTTCGAGGAAAGCCGCTCGAGCAGGGAAAACCCCAAGGCCGACTGGTTTGTCTGGGCAGATGCGAAACCCGACGGCTCGCCACCGTCGAACTGGCAATCGGTGTTTGGCGGTCCCGCGTGGACGTGGGATGCGCGCCGCGGCCAGTATTACATGCACAACTTTCTCAATTCGCAGCCGCAGATGAACCTCCACAACCCGAAAGTGCAGGATGCTGTGCTGGGCGTGATGCGGTTCTGGCTGGAGCGGGGTGTCGACGGCTTCCGCATCGATGCGCTCAATTTCGCCATGCATGATCCGGAGCTGCGCGATAACCCGCCTGCCCCGGCTAGCGACAAGCAGCGCACGCGGCCCTTCGATTTCCAGGTCAAGAAGTTCAACCAGGGCCATGCGGACATTCCCGCCTTCATCGAGCGTATCCGCGCGCTGACCGATGAATACGACGACATCTTCACCGTCGCCGAAGTCGGCGGCGATGACGCCATGCGCGAGATGCGCCTGTTCACCGCCGGCGAAGACCACCTCAATTCGGCCTACAGCTTCAACTTCCTCTACGCCGAGGCGCTCACCGCGCAGCTAGTCTGCGCTTCGCTCGCCGAATGGCCCGACGAATTGGACATCGGATGGCCGAGCTGGGCTTTCGAGAACCACGATGCCCCGCGGGCCCTAAGCCGCTGGTGCGAGCCCGACGACCGCGAGGATTTCGCCCGCCTCAAGACGCTGCTGCTGGTCAGCCTGCGCGGAAACGCGATCTTCTATTACGGCGAGGAACTGGGCCTGACGCAGGTCGATATTCCCTTCGACCAGCTCCACGATCCCGAAGCCATCGCCAACTGGCCGCTGACGCTCAGCCGTGACGGTGCTCGCACCCCGATGCCGTGGGACCAGTCTGGATGCGCAGGTTTCGGCAGCAAGGAACCGTGGCTACCGGTGGGCGATGACAACCGCTCGCGCCCGGTCGAACTGCAGCTGCGAGACAAGGATTCGCTCCTGTCCTTCACACGTTCGGCAATCTCGCTACGCAAGGACAATCCGGCGCTTCGCCACGGCGCGGTCACAACTTGCCGGCACGACGGCGACCTGCTCGTCCTGACCCGCGAGGCCGGAGGCCAGCGCGTCGAGTGCCGCTTCAATCTCGGCAAGGAAACTCTGGCGACAGAGCATTGCCAAGGCGAAGTGCTGATGGCTATCAATGGCGCGAGCCAAAGCGAATTGCCGGCTTTTGCGGCAATCATAACGGAGATTTCCGAATGA
- a CDS encoding Bax inhibitor-1/YccA family protein produces MADWNDTDRSQHATSVPRAGDAVARGTTFDAGLRQHMLSIYNMMASGVLLTGIVSLLFVNTALFDAAFTIVQTPYGRSLQVTGLGWVIKLAPLAFILVLSFGGIQRFSKTTLQAMFWGFAVLMGLSLSTIFAVYTGESVAAAFFSAAAAFAGLSLFGYTTKKNLSGWGSFLMMGLIGIIVAMLLNAFVFQSGAMGLVINILGVLIFAGFTAYDTQRLKEEYAYLRGTEFAGKAVVMGALSLYLDFINLFLFLLQFLGSRE; encoded by the coding sequence ATGGCCGATTGGAACGACACCGACCGCAGCCAGCACGCTACGTCCGTGCCGCGTGCGGGCGACGCCGTTGCGCGTGGCACCACCTTCGATGCTGGCCTGCGCCAGCACATGCTTTCGATCTACAACATGATGGCTTCGGGCGTGCTGCTTACGGGCATCGTCTCGCTGCTTTTCGTGAACACCGCTCTGTTCGACGCGGCCTTCACCATCGTGCAGACGCCCTACGGTCGTTCGCTGCAGGTGACCGGCCTCGGATGGGTGATCAAGCTGGCACCGCTCGCCTTCATCCTCGTCCTGTCGTTCGGCGGGATTCAGCGCTTCAGCAAGACCACGCTCCAGGCGATGTTCTGGGGCTTTGCGGTCCTGATGGGCCTGTCGCTTTCGACGATCTTCGCGGTCTACACCGGTGAATCGGTCGCCGCCGCGTTCTTCTCGGCAGCCGCCGCTTTCGCAGGCCTGAGCCTGTTCGGTTACACGACCAAGAAGAACCTGTCGGGCTGGGGCAGCTTCCTGATGATGGGCCTGATCGGCATCATCGTCGCCATGCTGCTGAATGCTTTCGTGTTCCAGTCGGGCGCGATGGGTCTGGTCATCAACATCCTCGGCGTGCTGATCTTCGCAGGCTTCACGGCCTACGATACGCAGCGACTGAAGGAAGAGTATGCCTATCTCCGCGGCACCGAGTTCGCGGGCAAGGCTGTCGTGATGGGCGCGCTGAGCCTCTATCTCGACTTCATCAACCTGTTCCTCTTCCTGCTACAGTTCCTCGGCAGCCGCGAGTAA
- a CDS encoding SPOR domain-containing protein, with protein sequence MAIKQGRRWATGVALLALVAGASPALSQEVVQALPAPGSQELGDALQRLARNSGDIEALIDAGDAALLLGDIPAAIGFFGRAEDLAPTNARVSLGLARAYTRSRRPVEALRLFAMAEQGGIPVATMAADRALAFDLVGDAASAQELYRVALAQDDNSETRRYLALSQAISGNREGFEATLLPLLQEGDNAAFRTRAFGLAILGDTEAAVTIADDMMPQQMAARVAPYLRYMPRLTPAQQAAAGSLGVFPRTAAIGRDDASIAAYATSSAPAARTADASLAPAGPALGRVRAAQERQGELPPRSRSSLTASDPLERTRPRTRRVEREEQAPTPAPAAVPAPAPAPTLAPPPPPPPPPPPPPPPAQSVEDAFSSFDLGDSVSASPRSGAVDITAIEVPREVEARPAAPPPPAHPSRYWVQVATGRDINALGFDWRRITRNADGELAGKSGFTAPWGEANRLLAGPYDSAAEAREVVSRLKANGIDSFPFTSATGEEIFPLEGARPAPAVERHPARHWVQVATGRDLDALGFDWRRIARSAQGALDGIGPFTVPWGEANRLLAGPFESREEAREMVNRLKERGIDTFTFSSEDGERIVELD encoded by the coding sequence ATGGCAATAAAACAAGGCAGACGCTGGGCTACGGGTGTTGCGCTGCTGGCGCTTGTCGCCGGTGCCTCACCAGCCCTCTCACAGGAAGTCGTTCAGGCGCTACCGGCACCCGGCTCGCAGGAGCTGGGTGATGCGCTCCAGCGCCTTGCGCGCAATTCGGGCGATATCGAGGCCCTGATCGATGCGGGCGATGCCGCCCTCCTGCTCGGCGATATTCCCGCGGCGATCGGTTTCTTCGGTCGTGCGGAAGATCTCGCGCCAACCAATGCCCGCGTGTCCCTTGGGCTTGCGCGCGCCTACACGCGATCGCGGCGCCCGGTGGAGGCCCTGCGCCTCTTCGCGATGGCAGAACAAGGCGGCATTCCGGTTGCGACCATGGCAGCCGATCGCGCGCTGGCCTTCGACCTCGTTGGCGATGCCGCGAGCGCGCAGGAGCTCTACCGCGTTGCGCTCGCACAAGACGACAATTCCGAAACGCGCCGTTACCTTGCGCTGAGCCAGGCAATCTCGGGCAACCGCGAAGGCTTCGAGGCGACGCTGCTGCCCTTGCTGCAGGAAGGGGACAACGCCGCCTTCAGGACGCGCGCCTTCGGTCTCGCGATCCTTGGCGATACCGAGGCTGCCGTCACCATTGCCGACGACATGATGCCGCAGCAAATGGCGGCGAGGGTCGCGCCATACCTGCGCTACATGCCGCGCCTCACGCCCGCCCAGCAGGCGGCTGCAGGATCGCTCGGCGTGTTCCCGCGCACTGCCGCGATCGGGCGCGACGATGCCTCGATCGCCGCCTATGCGACCTCTTCTGCGCCGGCCGCGCGCACGGCGGATGCGTCACTCGCGCCTGCCGGGCCCGCGCTTGGCCGCGTCAGGGCAGCACAGGAACGGCAGGGAGAGCTCCCTCCTCGTTCGAGGTCCTCGCTTACCGCTTCGGACCCGCTCGAGCGCACAAGGCCGCGGACACGGCGTGTGGAGCGCGAAGAACAGGCCCCGACGCCAGCGCCTGCGGCAGTGCCCGCACCTGCGCCTGCGCCGACACTCGCTCCGCCGCCGCCACCACCACCACCGCCTCCACCTCCGCCCCCACCAGCGCAGAGCGTGGAAGACGCATTCAGCAGCTTCGATCTCGGAGACAGCGTTTCTGCGTCTCCGCGCAGCGGTGCGGTCGATATCACCGCAATCGAGGTGCCGCGCGAGGTCGAGGCAAGGCCTGCCGCGCCGCCGCCTCCAGCTCACCCCTCACGATACTGGGTGCAGGTTGCGACGGGCCGGGACATCAACGCCCTCGGCTTCGACTGGCGGCGCATAACCCGTAACGCCGACGGCGAACTTGCGGGCAAGAGCGGCTTCACGGCCCCTTGGGGCGAAGCCAATCGCCTCCTCGCCGGGCCCTATGATAGCGCTGCAGAGGCACGCGAGGTGGTCAGTCGCCTCAAGGCCAACGGGATCGACAGTTTCCCGTTCACGAGCGCCACCGGTGAGGAGATCTTCCCGCTCGAAGGCGCACGACCTGCACCAGCGGTCGAACGCCATCCGGCCCGCCACTGGGTACAGGTGGCTACCGGCCGCGATCTCGATGCGCTCGGCTTCGACTGGCGCCGCATCGCGCGCAGCGCGCAGGGAGCGCTCGACGGCATCGGTCCGTTCACCGTCCCCTGGGGCGAGGCCAACCGCCTGCTGGCTGGCCCCTTCGAGAGCCGCGAAGAGGCGCGCGAGATGGTCAACCGGCTGAAAGAGCGCGGAATCGATACCTTCACCTTCTCCAGCGAGGATGGCGAGCGGATCGTCGAACTCGACTGA
- a CDS encoding glycoside hydrolase family 97 protein: MNRLALLLGAALLPLSAAQAETVASPDGRIKVTLDADGEGIPYYEVTRDGVPIIAKSNIGFNFTDADPMRRNFEVVAFREQAHSRTWEQPWGEQQWVIDSHNELALTFRQKDEAAREITVRLRVFDDGIGFRTEFPDNPQQRFYNIADELTEFNIASDGTAWSIPAGDWNRYEYLYEKTPISALSTVHTPVTMVLQNGTHLSFHEAALVDYSGMWLKRINGTRLRAQLAPSPRGAKVVREGAFTTPWRTIQISSNPKGLFESDLILNLNEPNKLGDVSWFTPHKYIGIWWGMHLDKESWASGEKHGATTENAKKYIDFAAEHGFRGVLIEGWNKGWDGNWFGNGREFSFTEAYPDFDIAEVARYAEEKGVKIIGHHETGGNIKVYEEQLEDAMAFYQDLGIDAVKSGYVADAGGVIAPAGEGGWGETFVWHDGQEMVRHHLKVVKEAAEHQIAMNPHEPIKDTGLRRTYPNWVSREGARGAEYDAWAEPKNDPGHVPELIFTRLLAGPMDYTPGVFSLEGRGATAPDLPSTLARQLAFYVTIYSPIQMVADLPENLVKYPRALDFVKRVPADWAESMLVDGAVGEFAVIARRDRNTLNWYVGAVTDEAERNVSVPLSFLDPGKSYAATIWRDGATADGQGEDRHAMEVETRSVTSDQTLDLRIAPAGGFAIEFVPQG; encoded by the coding sequence ATGAACCGCCTTGCTCTGCTTCTTGGTGCTGCCCTCCTCCCGCTGTCCGCCGCGCAGGCGGAAACGGTGGCCTCGCCCGACGGCCGCATAAAGGTGACGCTCGATGCCGATGGCGAAGGCATCCCCTATTACGAAGTCACCCGCGACGGCGTGCCGATCATCGCCAAGTCGAACATCGGCTTCAATTTCACCGATGCCGACCCGATGCGCCGCAATTTCGAAGTCGTGGCCTTCCGCGAACAGGCGCACAGCAGAACCTGGGAACAGCCCTGGGGTGAACAGCAGTGGGTGATCGACAGCCATAACGAGCTGGCCCTCACTTTCCGCCAGAAGGACGAGGCTGCCCGCGAAATTACCGTTCGCCTGCGCGTCTTCGACGACGGGATCGGTTTCCGCACCGAGTTTCCCGACAATCCGCAGCAGCGTTTCTACAACATCGCCGACGAGTTGACCGAGTTCAACATCGCCAGCGACGGTACCGCGTGGTCGATCCCGGCAGGCGACTGGAACCGCTACGAATATCTCTATGAAAAGACGCCGATCAGCGCGCTGTCGACGGTCCACACGCCGGTCACCATGGTGTTGCAGAACGGCACGCACCTTTCTTTCCATGAAGCGGCGCTGGTCGATTATTCGGGCATGTGGCTGAAGCGGATCAATGGCACGCGGCTGCGTGCGCAGCTGGCCCCAAGCCCGCGCGGCGCCAAGGTGGTGCGCGAAGGTGCCTTCACCACACCGTGGCGCACGATTCAGATCAGCTCGAACCCCAAGGGGCTGTTCGAGAGCGACCTCATCCTCAACCTGAACGAGCCCAACAAGCTGGGCGATGTCAGCTGGTTCACCCCACACAAATACATCGGCATCTGGTGGGGAATGCATCTCGATAAAGAGAGCTGGGCGAGCGGCGAGAAGCACGGCGCCACCACCGAAAACGCGAAGAAATACATCGATTTCGCCGCAGAACACGGTTTTCGCGGCGTCCTGATCGAAGGCTGGAACAAGGGCTGGGACGGCAATTGGTTCGGCAATGGCCGCGAGTTCAGCTTCACCGAAGCCTATCCCGATTTCGATATCGCCGAAGTGGCCCGCTACGCCGAGGAAAAGGGCGTCAAGATCATCGGCCACCACGAAACCGGCGGCAACATCAAGGTCTACGAGGAACAGCTCGAAGATGCGATGGCCTTCTACCAGGACCTTGGCATCGACGCGGTGAAGAGCGGATATGTTGCCGACGCGGGCGGTGTGATCGCACCTGCGGGCGAAGGCGGCTGGGGCGAGACTTTCGTCTGGCACGACGGGCAGGAAATGGTCCGCCACCACCTCAAGGTCGTGAAAGAAGCGGCCGAGCACCAGATCGCGATGAACCCGCACGAGCCGATCAAGGATACCGGCCTCAGGCGCACCTATCCCAATTGGGTCAGCCGCGAGGGCGCCCGCGGTGCGGAATACGATGCCTGGGCGGAACCCAAGAACGATCCGGGCCACGTTCCCGAACTCATCTTCACGCGCCTGCTTGCTGGCCCGATGGACTATACGCCGGGTGTCTTCTCGCTCGAGGGACGCGGTGCGACCGCGCCCGACCTGCCGAGCACGCTCGCGCGACAGCTCGCGTTCTATGTGACGATCTATTCGCCGATCCAGATGGTCGCAGACCTGCCCGAAAACCTGGTCAAATATCCGCGCGCGCTCGACTTCGTGAAGCGCGTGCCGGCCGACTGGGCGGAAAGCATGCTGGTCGACGGGGCAGTGGGCGAATTCGCCGTCATTGCCCGCCGCGATCGCAATACGCTGAACTGGTACGTGGGTGCCGTCACCGACGAGGCGGAGCGCAATGTCAGCGTTCCGCTGTCCTTCCTCGATCCGGGCAAGAGCTATGCGGCCACAATCTGGCGTGACGGCGCGACTGCCGACGGCCAGGGCGAAGACCGCCATGCCATGGAAGTCGAAACCCGCAGCGTGACATCGGACCAGACGCTCGACCTGCGCATTGCACCTGCCGGCGGTTTCGCGATCGAATTCGTGCCGCAGGGGTGA
- a CDS encoding pyrroline-5-carboxylate reductase family protein, protein MNILVYGYGTMAGAMVEGWLRAGMDPARITAYNPRPKLVAEGVTLVTEVPDTAFDVVVLGFKPHMLADIAPEMAEVTRGAIVLSILAGAELATLEERLPTARGWVRFMPNLAVALGKSPNALVERGLTEADRTAVTELARQLGSAEWLADESQFELVTALAGSGPGFVYRFIDALSEAASDLGLQRDQAQRLAVQMVEGASALAAASEHSPHELARRVASPGGMTQKGLDVLDENAALRQLMTACLAAARDRGLEMGREARKSAEEDG, encoded by the coding sequence ATGAATATTCTGGTTTACGGTTACGGCACCATGGCCGGGGCGATGGTCGAGGGCTGGCTGCGTGCCGGCATGGATCCTGCGCGCATCACCGCATACAACCCGCGACCCAAGCTGGTCGCCGAGGGTGTGACCCTTGTAACCGAGGTCCCCGACACGGCTTTCGATGTGGTGGTGTTGGGCTTCAAGCCCCATATGCTCGCCGATATCGCGCCGGAAATGGCCGAGGTGACGCGCGGAGCGATCGTCCTGTCGATCCTCGCGGGCGCCGAACTGGCGACGCTGGAAGAACGACTGCCCACGGCGCGGGGCTGGGTGCGGTTCATGCCGAACCTCGCCGTCGCTCTGGGAAAGTCCCCTAATGCTCTTGTGGAGCGCGGATTGACCGAGGCCGATCGCACGGCGGTGACCGAGCTGGCGCGCCAGCTGGGCAGCGCGGAATGGCTAGCCGACGAAAGCCAGTTCGAGCTGGTGACCGCGCTGGCAGGATCGGGTCCGGGCTTTGTCTACCGATTCATCGATGCGCTTTCCGAGGCTGCGAGCGATCTTGGCCTCCAGCGCGACCAGGCACAGCGGCTGGCCGTCCAGATGGTGGAGGGCGCATCGGCCCTGGCAGCGGCTTCCGAGCATTCCCCGCACGAACTGGCGCGCCGTGTCGCGAGCCCGGGCGGGATGACCCAGAAAGGGCTGGATGTGCTCGACGAGAATGCAGCCTTGCGCCAATTGATGACCGCATGCCTTGCTGCGGCACGCGATCGCGGCCTTGAGATGGGCCGGGAAGCACGCAAATCCGCCGAAGAAGACGGTTAA
- a CDS encoding YbjN domain-containing protein: MRAVEARFETEDDAAPLEMLVALFEARGWPCEASAEEISGEIQGSWAKYQLRAIWRGEDRVLQLLCLPDIRIATEKKAAAQELVALANEQMWLGHFDIWSNGNVLLYRNGTLLGNDGLLSLDQAQSLVEIAVEECDRFYPAFQFVLWGDKEPREALKAAMVDAAGEA; encoded by the coding sequence ATGCGCGCCGTGGAAGCCAGATTCGAAACCGAGGACGACGCTGCCCCGCTTGAAATGCTTGTCGCGCTGTTCGAGGCACGCGGCTGGCCTTGCGAGGCGAGTGCGGAAGAAATCAGCGGCGAGATCCAGGGCAGCTGGGCCAAGTACCAGCTGCGCGCGATCTGGCGCGGCGAGGATCGTGTCCTGCAGCTGCTCTGCCTGCCCGACATCCGCATTGCGACAGAGAAAAAGGCTGCCGCGCAGGAGCTGGTGGCGCTGGCGAACGAGCAGATGTGGCTCGGCCATTTCGATATCTGGTCCAATGGCAATGTCCTGCTCTACCGCAATGGTACCCTGCTCGGGAATGACGGTTTGCTGAGCCTCGACCAGGCGCAATCTCTGGTCGAGATCGCGGTCGAGGAATGCGATCGCTTCTATCCGGCATTCCAGTTCGTCCTGTGGGGCGACAAGGAACCGCGCGAGGCGCTCAAAGCGGCCATGGTGGACGCCGCTGGCGAGGCTTGA
- a CDS encoding tryptophan halogenase family protein, with protein MSERAPPHVVVLGGGSAGWITACLLHKEWGHRGGKVTVVESPAIGIIGVGEGSTPQLKAFFDHLGIEESDWMAACDATYKLGIRFSGWSEVEGYESYFHPFPGPIDLHSEPGFAHNCALRRRGIDVPAHPDDWFLASTLADACKAPQPSDTFPFGPSYGYHFDAHKLGGFLREWATARGVEHRPVKVDDVELNGDGDIAALLCEGGERIEGDFFVDCSGFASVLAQQKLGAKFLSFGDNLFNDRAVVMPTPHRATPRPQTDAIAMKAGWRWSIPLTTRVGNGYVYSSRHISDEEAEAELREAVGTVGDDTEARFLSMKVGRVETSWTRNCLAAGLSQGFIEPLEATALHIVIYTALDFAKAYESGGFSAQHRDIFNKRIASRYDGIRDYIVAHYRMNRRSDTDYWRENAANDVLPDGLKAMMTGWFTHKDMAETNRATNGENPAYSPMSWLCLFAGYGAFPPREKLQPLPAGIQAADVDATRAMLTACAGNFPDYAPI; from the coding sequence GTGAGCGAGCGAGCCCCGCCCCATGTCGTCGTCCTGGGTGGCGGAAGCGCCGGGTGGATTACTGCCTGCCTGCTGCACAAGGAATGGGGCCATCGCGGCGGAAAGGTAACGGTCGTCGAAAGCCCGGCGATCGGTATCATCGGCGTCGGCGAAGGTTCGACACCCCAGCTCAAGGCGTTCTTCGATCACCTCGGCATCGAGGAGAGCGATTGGATGGCGGCCTGCGATGCGACATACAAGCTTGGCATCCGGTTTTCCGGGTGGAGCGAGGTCGAAGGTTACGAGAGCTATTTCCATCCCTTCCCCGGTCCGATCGACCTGCATAGCGAACCCGGTTTCGCGCATAATTGTGCGCTGCGCCGGCGCGGGATCGATGTGCCAGCCCATCCCGACGACTGGTTCCTCGCGAGCACCTTGGCCGATGCCTGCAAGGCGCCGCAGCCGAGCGATACATTCCCCTTCGGTCCGAGCTACGGCTATCATTTCGACGCGCACAAGCTGGGCGGTTTCCTGCGCGAATGGGCGACGGCGCGCGGGGTCGAACATCGTCCGGTGAAGGTCGATGATGTCGAACTGAATGGCGACGGAGATATCGCTGCCCTGCTGTGCGAAGGCGGCGAGCGGATCGAGGGGGATTTCTTCGTCGACTGTTCCGGCTTCGCATCGGTGCTCGCGCAGCAGAAGCTCGGCGCCAAATTCCTTTCCTTCGGCGATAACCTGTTCAACGACCGCGCCGTAGTCATGCCGACACCGCATCGCGCGACGCCGCGCCCGCAGACCGATGCCATCGCCATGAAGGCAGGCTGGCGCTGGTCGATCCCGCTGACCACGCGGGTCGGCAACGGTTACGTCTATTCCTCGCGCCATATCTCCGACGAGGAAGCCGAGGCGGAACTGCGCGAGGCCGTAGGCACCGTGGGAGACGATACCGAGGCGCGGTTCCTGAGCATGAAGGTGGGCCGCGTCGAGACCAGCTGGACCCGCAACTGCCTCGCCGCAGGGCTGTCTCAAGGCTTCATCGAACCGCTCGAGGCGACCGCACTGCATATCGTGATCTACACCGCACTCGATTTCGCCAAGGCTTACGAGAGCGGCGGTTTCAGCGCGCAGCACCGCGACATTTTCAACAAGCGCATCGCCTCACGCTACGACGGGATCCGCGACTACATCGTGGCGCATTACCGGATGAACCGGCGCTCAGACACCGACTATTGGCGCGAGAACGCGGCAAACGATGTCCTTCCCGATGGCTTGAAGGCCATGATGACGGGCTGGTTCACGCACAAGGACATGGCCGAGACCAATCGCGCCACGAATGGCGAGAACCCGGCCTATTCGCCGATGAGCTGGCTGTGCCTTTTCGCAGGTTACGGCGCTTTCCCTCCGCGCGAGAAGCTCCAGCCCCTCCCCGCAGGTATCCAGGCGGCCGATGTCGATGCGACCCGCGCCATGCTGACAGCCTGCGCCGGCAATTTCCCGGATTACGCGCCCATCTGA
- the ftsZ gene encoding cell division protein FtsZ, producing the protein MSINIGPASSDDMRPKIMVVGVGGAGGNAIANMMDSEIEGVDFIVANTDAQALASSPAEKRIQLGPDITGGLGAGARPEVGKAAAEETFEDIEDALDGVNMCFIAAGMGGGTGTGAAPVIAEAARKKGVLTVGVVTKPFLFEGTRRMRAAESGIDELQKHVDTLIVIPNQNLFLVAKSDTTFKEAFALADEVLQQGVRSITDLMVMPGLINLDFADVRSVMSEMGKAMMGTGEGEGDNRALEAAERAIANPLLDGVSMAGAKGVIISIIGGEDMKLLEVDEAANHIRELVDEDANIIWGSAFNPELDGKIRVSVVATGIEQDGSSAVKPTRNFSMAPQRAPQRPVLDLQEDAGEEEPFELSEGLSADPEPEPVQTYEPQPEPVEAAVEDSFDDEPPFREEGLSPAGADDFGDDSDDVDGIVDPLAGMRSEETERFDNYEDDGAVPPPADDSGFGEAAEQEGWTDDSDGGPPPLDLSEPVDEAAGDELQLGADQVAEGESPLATKPARGPAAGGDAGSGFAGAAGAAGAGAGAAGAGAGATAGGAGGAPAGGAPGGAAQGSTLFERMANLSRGSSTSEEDEDDDDEDGSGALNIPRFLGRQNNQ; encoded by the coding sequence ATGAGCATCAACATCGGACCCGCCTCAAGCGACGACATGCGCCCCAAGATCATGGTTGTGGGCGTCGGCGGTGCGGGCGGAAACGCCATCGCCAACATGATGGACTCCGAAATCGAAGGCGTGGATTTCATCGTCGCCAACACCGATGCGCAGGCTCTCGCAAGCAGTCCAGCTGAAAAGCGCATCCAACTCGGCCCCGACATCACCGGCGGTCTGGGTGCCGGTGCCCGCCCCGAAGTGGGCAAGGCTGCGGCCGAAGAAACCTTCGAAGACATCGAAGACGCGCTCGACGGCGTGAACATGTGCTTCATCGCTGCCGGCATGGGCGGCGGCACGGGCACTGGCGCTGCACCCGTGATCGCGGAAGCCGCGCGCAAGAAGGGCGTGCTGACCGTCGGTGTCGTGACCAAGCCGTTCCTGTTCGAAGGCACGCGCCGCATGCGTGCCGCTGAATCGGGTATCGACGAGCTGCAGAAGCACGTCGACACGCTGATCGTCATTCCGAACCAGAACCTGTTCCTCGTCGCCAAGTCGGACACCACCTTCAAGGAAGCCTTTGCGCTGGCCGACGAAGTCCTGCAGCAGGGCGTGCGTTCGATCACCGACCTCATGGTCATGCCGGGCCTCATCAACCTCGACTTCGCCGACGTGCGCAGCGTGATGAGCGAAATGGGCAAGGCGATGATGGGCACGGGCGAAGGCGAGGGTGACAACCGCGCTCTCGAAGCAGCCGAACGCGCTATCGCGAACCCGCTGCTCGACGGTGTCAGCATGGCCGGCGCCAAGGGCGTGATCATCTCGATCATCGGCGGCGAAGACATGAAGCTTCTCGAAGTCGACGAAGCGGCCAACCACATCCGTGAACTGGTCGACGAAGACGCCAACATCATCTGGGGTTCGGCATTCAATCCCGAGCTTGATGGCAAGATCCGCGTCTCGGTCGTTGCGACCGGTATCGAGCAGGACGGCTCGTCCGCAGTAAAGCCGACGCGCAATTTCTCCATGGCTCCGCAGCGCGCACCGCAGCGTCCGGTCCTCGACCTCCAGGAAGATGCCGGTGAAGAAGAGCCGTTTGAACTGAGCGAAGGCCTTTCCGCCGATCCCGAGCCGGAACCCGTACAGACTTACGAACCGCAGCCCGAGCCGGTTGAAGCGGCCGTTGAAGATTCCTTCGATGACGAACCGCCCTTCCGCGAAGAAGGTCTTTCGCCCGCCGGAGCCGACGACTTCGGCGATGACAGCGACGATGTCGACGGTATCGTCGATCCGCTGGCCGGCATGCGCAGCGAGGAAACCGAGCGTTTCGACAATTACGAGGACGACGGCGCGGTCCCTCCGCCTGCAGACGATAGCGGCTTCGGCGAAGCGGCCGAGCAGGAAGGCTGGACCGACGATAGTGACGGCGGCCCGCCGCCGCTCGACCTTTCCGAACCGGTCGACGAAGCCGCAGGCGATGAACTGCAGCTCGGCGCGGACCAGGTGGCAGAAGGCGAAAGCCCGCTTGCGACCAAGCCTGCACGCGGCCCTGCGGCGGGCGGTGACGCCGGTAGCGGCTTTGCCGGTGCGGCAGGTGCAGCTGGTGCCGGTGCCGGTGCAGCTGGTGCTGGTGCTGGTGCAACGGCAGGCGGTGCCGGTGGCGCGCCGGCTGGCGGTGCCCCGGGCGGTGCGGCACAAGGCAGCACGCTGTTCGAGCGTATGGCCAACCTGTCGCGCGGATCGAGCACGTCCGAAGAAGACGAGGATGACGACGACGAGGATGGCAGCGGCGCGCTGAACATCCCGCGTTTCCTCGGACGTCAGAACAACCAGTAG